One Thermus sp. CCB_US3_UF1 DNA window includes the following coding sequences:
- the mraZ gene encoding division/cell wall cluster transcriptional repressor MraZ, translated as MPFGEYQYSLDDKGRVVIPGPFRDFLEDGLVLTRGMEGCLYVFPSDRWRKIEEQLVNLPLTDAEARAFVRFFYSGAHKTRMDNASRILIPPPLRQFAGLEEGAEVVIAGAPGRLEIWSQARWWQAIEAIMQNPPAPEALRGLIG; from the coding sequence ATGCCCTTCGGCGAGTACCAGTACAGCCTGGACGACAAGGGGCGGGTGGTCATTCCCGGCCCCTTTCGCGACTTCCTCGAGGACGGGCTGGTGCTCACCCGGGGCATGGAGGGCTGCCTTTACGTCTTCCCCTCGGACCGCTGGCGCAAGATTGAGGAACAGCTGGTCAACCTGCCCCTCACCGACGCCGAGGCCCGGGCCTTTGTGCGCTTTTTCTACTCGGGCGCCCACAAAACCCGGATGGACAATGCCTCCCGCATCCTCATCCCTCCCCCCCTGCGCCAGTTCGCCGGGCTGGAGGAGGGGGCTGAGGTGGTGATCGCCGGGGCCCCGGGCAGGCTGGAGATTTGGAGCCAGGCGCGGTGGTGGCAAGCCATTGAGGCCATTATGCAAAACCCCCCGGCCCCGGAGGCCCTGCGGGGGCTTATCGGATAG
- the rpmE gene encoding 50S ribosomal protein L31, translating into MKEGIHPKLVPSRIICGCGNVIHTYSTKPEIHVEVCSKCHPFYTGQQRFVDTEGRVERFQRRFGDSYRKGR; encoded by the coding sequence GTGAAAGAGGGCATTCATCCCAAGCTGGTGCCCAGCCGCATCATCTGCGGTTGCGGCAACGTGATCCACACCTACTCCACCAAGCCGGAGATCCACGTGGAAGTCTGCAGCAAGTGCCACCCCTTCTACACCGGGCAGCAGCGCTTCGTGGACACCGAGGGGCGGGTGGAGCGCTTCCAGCGCCGCTTTGGCGATAGCTACCGTAAGGGGCGCTAG
- a CDS encoding thymidine kinase, translating to MPPVLHRQGWIEVIAGPMFSGKSEELIRRVKRALIARQRVLVFKPRLDNRYGEGHVVSHDGERVEAIPIARAEEMEAYLKPLPQVVAVDEVQFLDRALLPLVERLAQEGVRVILAGLDLDFRGEPFGLMPELLARAEFVEKLTAICPRCGAPATRTQRLVDGKPARYTDPIILVGAQEHYEPRCRACHQVAY from the coding sequence ATGCCGCCGGTTTTGCACCGCCAGGGTTGGATTGAGGTCATCGCAGGGCCCATGTTCTCCGGCAAAAGCGAGGAGCTGATCCGCCGGGTGAAACGGGCCCTCATCGCCCGCCAGCGGGTTTTGGTCTTCAAGCCACGGCTGGATAACCGCTACGGGGAGGGCCACGTGGTCAGCCACGACGGGGAGCGGGTGGAGGCCATCCCCATCGCCCGGGCGGAGGAGATGGAGGCCTACCTAAAGCCCCTGCCCCAGGTGGTGGCCGTGGACGAGGTCCAGTTCCTGGACCGTGCCCTCTTGCCCTTGGTGGAGCGGCTGGCCCAAGAGGGGGTGCGGGTGATCCTGGCGGGGCTGGACCTGGACTTCCGCGGGGAGCCCTTCGGCCTCATGCCCGAACTCTTGGCCCGGGCGGAGTTCGTGGAGAAGCTCACCGCCATCTGCCCCCGCTGCGGGGCTCCCGCCACCCGCACCCAGCGCTTGGTGGACGGAAAACCCGCCCGCTACACCGACCCCATCATCCTGGTGGGAGCCCAGGAGCACTACGAGCCCCGTTGCCGGGCCTGCCACCAGGTGGCCTACTGA
- a CDS encoding Hsp20/alpha crystallin family protein has protein sequence MLEPLDRLETLRKLKELQERIAELAYQLTGEEPAAWTPRVDLLEDEEHYVLLVDLPGVRPEDLELLEEGNRVTLAGVRHPLPGTYLLEERPMGTFRRTLDLPGPIEEGTAQASLRQGVLEVRFRKRKGAALPLVQ, from the coding sequence ATGCTGGAGCCCTTGGACCGCTTGGAAACCCTGCGGAAACTGAAAGAGCTGCAAGAGCGCATCGCCGAGCTGGCCTACCAGCTCACGGGGGAGGAACCCGCCGCCTGGACGCCCCGGGTAGACCTCCTGGAGGATGAGGAGCACTACGTCCTCCTGGTGGACCTGCCCGGGGTGCGCCCGGAAGACCTGGAACTCCTGGAGGAAGGGAACCGCGTCACCCTGGCCGGGGTGCGCCACCCCCTTCCCGGGACCTACCTCCTGGAGGAAAGGCCCATGGGCACCTTCCGCCGCACCCTGGACCTCCCCGGGCCCATTGAGGAGGGTACCGCCCAGGCCAGCCTGCGCCAGGGGGTCCTGGAGGTGCGCTTCCGCAAGCGCAAAGGAGCGGCCCTGCCTCTGGTTCAGTAG
- the miaA gene encoding tRNA (adenosine(37)-N6)-dimethylallyltransferase MiaA has product MERIPVLAGPTGSGKTLLALRLGEEMPVEVVSADATMVYRGLDVGTDKPSPEERRRVPHHLVDVLEPSEAMSVARWVAMAEAAIAEVLSRGRLPLVVGGTGYYIRALSEGLPGLPPPDPEVQAALWQELEAKGLEPLQAELARASLEDALRVGKNPRRLVRALEVLRRTGIPPARFPRRPPRFGYAKLVLWPERAWLFPKLEARARRQFAQGLVEEVRALLARYPGMPTALQAIGYKEVVGYLKGEYGLEEAILRDIRAVKAYAKRQYTWFRHEPGEVVYLPRGGEEAYRGFRDWLRLHFGL; this is encoded by the coding sequence GTGGAGCGCATACCCGTCCTGGCGGGCCCCACGGGAAGCGGCAAGACCCTCCTGGCCCTGCGCCTAGGGGAGGAGATGCCCGTGGAGGTGGTATCCGCCGACGCCACCATGGTGTACCGGGGCCTAGACGTGGGCACGGATAAGCCCTCGCCGGAGGAGCGCCGCCGCGTCCCCCACCACTTGGTGGACGTGCTGGAACCCAGCGAGGCCATGAGCGTGGCCCGCTGGGTGGCCATGGCCGAGGCCGCCATCGCCGAGGTCCTCTCCCGGGGCCGGCTGCCCCTGGTGGTGGGGGGGACGGGGTACTACATCCGGGCCCTTTCCGAAGGGCTTCCCGGGCTTCCTCCCCCGGACCCAGAGGTGCAGGCAGCCCTTTGGCAGGAACTGGAGGCCAAGGGGCTTGAGCCTTTGCAGGCCGAGCTGGCCCGGGCCAGCCTCGAGGACGCTCTGCGGGTGGGGAAAAACCCCCGCAGGCTCGTCCGGGCCCTGGAGGTCCTGCGCCGCACGGGTATCCCCCCTGCCCGTTTTCCCCGCCGCCCCCCCCGCTTTGGCTACGCCAAGCTGGTGCTTTGGCCCGAGCGGGCCTGGCTTTTCCCCAAGCTGGAGGCCAGGGCCAGGCGGCAGTTTGCCCAGGGCCTGGTGGAGGAGGTGAGGGCCCTCCTGGCCCGTTACCCCGGGATGCCCACCGCCCTCCAGGCCATCGGGTACAAGGAGGTGGTGGGCTACCTCAAGGGGGAGTATGGCCTGGAGGAGGCCATCCTGCGGGACATCCGGGCGGTGAAGGCTTATGCCAAGCGGCAGTACACCTGGTTCCGCCACGAGCCTGGGGAGGTGGTCTACCTGCCCCGGGGCGGGGAGGAGGCCTACCGGGGCTTTCGGGACTGGCTCCGCCTCCACTTCGGGCTATAG
- the gatA gene encoding Asp-tRNA(Asn)/Glu-tRNA(Gln) amidotransferase subunit GatA, which produces MLAYEIRAKVARGEVSPREVAQVYLERVRTLDPSLGAFLTLNENLLEEAEGVDPGLPLAGLVVAVKDNIVTQGLRTTAGSRLLENFIPPYEATAVARLKAMGALVLGKTNLDEFGMGSSTEHSAFFPTRNPFDPGRVPGGSSGGSAAAVAADLAPVALGSDTGGSVRQPAALCGVYGLKPTYGRVSRYGLIAYASSLDQIGPMARSVRDLALLMDAMAGLDPLDATSLDLPPRFQRALAEPLPALRLGLVREGLWGNSPGVERALEEALAVWQGLGFSVREVSWPSLPLALNAYYILAPAEASSNLARYDGSLYGYRGEGEEGVQVVEATRARFGLEVKRRVLVGTFVLSSGYYEAYYGRAQAFRRRLKAEARALFAEVDLLLLPTTPHPAFPLGSRPDPLAMYREDLYTVGANLAGIPALSFPAGWEEGLPLGLQLLAPWGEDERLLRAALAFEEATDRAFLKAPLGEAL; this is translated from the coding sequence ATGTTGGCCTACGAGATCCGCGCCAAGGTGGCCCGAGGGGAGGTTTCCCCCCGGGAGGTAGCCCAGGTTTACCTGGAACGGGTTCGCACGTTGGACCCTAGCCTGGGGGCCTTCCTCACCTTGAACGAAAACCTCCTGGAGGAGGCCGAGGGGGTGGACCCCGGCCTTCCCCTGGCGGGCCTCGTGGTGGCGGTGAAGGACAACATCGTCACCCAAGGCCTGCGCACCACGGCGGGAAGCCGCCTTCTGGAGAACTTCATCCCCCCTTACGAGGCCACGGCGGTGGCCCGGCTTAAGGCCATGGGGGCCTTGGTCTTGGGCAAGACCAACCTGGACGAGTTCGGCATGGGCTCCTCCACCGAGCACTCGGCCTTCTTCCCCACCCGCAACCCCTTTGACCCCGGAAGGGTCCCTGGGGGTTCCAGCGGGGGAAGCGCCGCGGCGGTGGCCGCAGACCTGGCCCCCGTGGCCCTGGGTTCCGACACCGGGGGCAGCGTGCGCCAGCCCGCTGCCTTGTGCGGGGTCTACGGCCTCAAGCCCACCTACGGCCGGGTGAGCCGGTATGGCCTCATCGCCTACGCCTCCAGCCTGGACCAGATCGGCCCCATGGCCCGTTCCGTGCGGGACCTGGCCCTGCTGATGGACGCCATGGCGGGCCTGGACCCCCTGGACGCCACCAGCCTGGACCTGCCCCCCCGTTTCCAGAGGGCCTTGGCCGAGCCCCTTCCTGCCCTGCGCCTGGGCCTGGTGCGGGAGGGGCTTTGGGGAAATAGCCCCGGGGTGGAGCGGGCCCTGGAGGAGGCCTTGGCCGTGTGGCAGGGGCTAGGGTTTTCCGTGCGGGAGGTTTCCTGGCCCTCCTTGCCCCTGGCCCTGAACGCCTATTACATCCTGGCCCCGGCGGAGGCCAGCTCCAACCTGGCCCGTTATGACGGCAGCCTGTACGGGTACCGGGGGGAAGGGGAGGAGGGGGTGCAGGTGGTGGAGGCCACCCGGGCCCGGTTTGGCCTCGAGGTCAAGCGCCGCGTCCTGGTGGGCACCTTCGTCCTCTCCAGCGGTTATTACGAGGCCTATTACGGCCGGGCCCAGGCCTTCCGCCGGCGGCTCAAGGCCGAGGCCAGGGCCCTTTTCGCCGAGGTGGACCTTCTCCTCCTGCCCACCACCCCCCACCCGGCCTTCCCCTTGGGGTCCAGGCCCGACCCCCTGGCCATGTACCGGGAGGACCTTTACACCGTGGGGGCCAACCTGGCAGGCATCCCGGCCCTTTCCTTCCCCGCAGGGTGGGAGGAGGGGTTACCCCTGGGGTTGCAGCTCCTGGCTCCCTGGGGGGAGGATGAACGCCTGTTGCGGGCGGCTTTGGCCTTTGAGGAGGCCACGGACCGCGCCTTCTTGAAGGCGCCTCTGGGAGAAGCCCTCTAG
- a CDS encoding PolC-type DNA polymerase III: protein MEPVFRYRLATRLARKLRAQGHPLPLPALGEALGLRGPVEPILKPLLDGRFFLAEGVGLWEWRYPFPHPGESLVFLDLETTGLAPGLHEVIELALVRLEGNRRVAFQSLVRPEHPPSPFIQRLTGIRAEELEGAPCLEEVLERAYPLLQGATLVLHNAPFDLGFLRPALEAMGWRLEGPVVDSIPLARRAMRGLKRYGLDALSQVLELPQRREHRALDDVERTLAVVYEVYYMLTSGSPRPLRDLGR, encoded by the coding sequence GTGGAGCCCGTCTTCCGCTACCGCCTGGCCACCCGCCTAGCCCGAAAGTTGCGGGCCCAGGGCCATCCCCTGCCCTTGCCTGCCCTGGGGGAGGCCTTGGGCCTTCGGGGTCCGGTGGAGCCCATCCTCAAGCCGCTTCTGGACGGCCGTTTCTTCCTGGCGGAAGGGGTGGGTCTGTGGGAGTGGCGCTACCCCTTTCCCCATCCTGGCGAAAGCCTGGTCTTCCTGGACCTAGAGACCACGGGCCTAGCCCCCGGCCTCCACGAGGTCATTGAGCTGGCCCTGGTGCGCCTGGAGGGGAACCGGCGCGTGGCCTTCCAGAGCCTGGTGCGCCCTGAGCACCCCCCAAGCCCCTTCATCCAGCGCCTCACGGGGATACGGGCCGAGGAGCTGGAAGGGGCCCCATGCCTAGAGGAGGTGCTGGAAAGGGCCTACCCCTTACTCCAAGGGGCCACCTTGGTCCTCCACAACGCCCCCTTTGACCTGGGCTTCCTGCGCCCGGCCCTGGAGGCCATGGGCTGGCGGCTGGAAGGTCCCGTGGTGGACTCCATCCCCTTGGCCCGGCGGGCCATGCGCGGCCTGAAGCGGTATGGTCTGGACGCCCTTTCCCAGGTGTTGGAGCTTCCCCAAAGGCGGGAGCACCGGGCTTTGGACGATGTGGAACGGACCCTTGCCGTGGTCTATGAGGTGTATTATATGCTCACTTCAGGGAGCCCCCGCCCCCTTCGGGACCTTGGGAGGTGA
- the csaB gene encoding polysaccharide pyruvyl transferase CsaB, which translates to MVVGVAGYYGFKNAGDEAILEAIARELKARGHRVLALSGDPRKTQEEHGLRAAHRLNPLALLQADLWLLGGGGLLQDATSSLSLLYYLSVLRTARFFRKRVVVFNQSLGPLSPWGERQVARALRGVPLIFRDQDSVEYAKRLGLPAALGADPALLLTPPPVKREEDLVLVIPRAGVDREALKNLYITANHLVHEGKQVLVLLLQPGYDDEVMDTFYLHRIEKTSDPRRVLYLAAQAGYVISMRLHGLILAAAAGTPFAALSYDPKVAAFAKETGAYYQELPGDPIKLSKAAMYGRIPDWEKVAALKERARQSFDLALGEATPVKRPHGRG; encoded by the coding sequence ATGGTGGTTGGGGTAGCCGGGTACTACGGGTTCAAAAACGCCGGGGACGAGGCCATCCTCGAGGCCATCGCCCGGGAGCTCAAGGCCAGGGGGCACAGGGTGCTGGCCCTTTCCGGGGACCCCCGCAAAACCCAGGAAGAACACGGCCTCCGCGCCGCCCACCGCCTGAACCCTCTGGCCCTCCTCCAGGCCGACCTCTGGCTTCTGGGGGGCGGCGGCCTCCTGCAGGACGCCACCAGCTCCCTAAGCCTCCTCTACTACCTCTCCGTGCTGAGGACCGCCCGCTTCTTCCGCAAGCGGGTGGTGGTCTTCAACCAGTCCCTGGGGCCCCTCTCCCCTTGGGGGGAGCGCCAGGTGGCCCGGGCCCTGAGGGGCGTGCCCCTCATCTTCCGCGACCAGGACTCCGTGGAGTACGCCAAGCGCCTGGGCCTCCCCGCCGCCTTGGGGGCGGACCCCGCCCTCCTCCTCACCCCTCCCCCGGTGAAACGGGAGGAGGACCTGGTCCTGGTCATCCCCCGGGCCGGGGTGGACCGGGAGGCCCTGAAAAACCTCTACATCACCGCCAACCACCTGGTGCACGAGGGCAAGCAGGTCCTGGTCCTCCTCCTCCAGCCCGGCTACGACGACGAGGTCATGGACACCTTCTACCTGCACCGCATCGAGAAGACCTCCGACCCCCGGCGGGTCCTGTACCTGGCGGCCCAGGCGGGGTACGTGATCTCCATGCGCCTCCACGGCCTCATCCTGGCCGCGGCCGCGGGCACCCCCTTCGCCGCCCTCTCCTACGACCCCAAGGTGGCCGCCTTTGCCAAGGAGACGGGGGCCTACTACCAGGAACTGCCCGGGGACCCCATCAAGCTCTCCAAGGCGGCCATGTACGGCCGCATCCCCGACTGGGAAAAGGTGGCGGCCCTGAAGGAGCGGGCCCGGCAGAGCTTTGACCTGGCCCTGGGGGAGGCCACCCCGGTCAAGCGCCCCCACGGACGCGGCTGA
- a CDS encoding DUF5693 family protein yields the protein MKRLLQGLILLALLPSLLALGPRLRAERPGPVVLMLDAEAAWEEARSQGQSLLQTLQAYRALGVEGVAFPERFVKDWVAQGALLYRTGQELREMGLPAKPGWYYVKGEGWLVALLERAYQLPSERVGPWLGFPVDIQTLPAFYPLGEIRAAKEAGFYVAVRPINHRLRRLDPGLPIVPQEADAVVFAGLEALGYPYRLEEAQGLVKVPVALIEGTPQPGLPAYREKGILRLFSLRYEWQLTLTPEEAADKYELAARERGHQLLYLRPYPYPQDTERLLKRLGEGLKASHIPLGRPAPRDFAPSPWRLAAWVGVLAGLGLLALGLPLYGPLVAFLLLLLALGYAGSQAGALLAALVFPVLGFLGPRNGLWLWLRTLGYALAGVVFLSALGSTPATVLGLAPFKGVSLTLLLPPLLVAYSFLERDFRAALTRLFQHPLRLGEVGLAGLALLLLLLALLRRGNEAPLVPELELKLRSLLQDVMVRPRFKEVFGHALFPLALLLPWPRWVQNGLLFLAALGVASILNTFSHFHTPLPISFFRVVNGALLGLLLGLVGVILVRRLRAWWLG from the coding sequence ATGAAGCGCCTTCTGCAAGGCCTGATCCTCCTGGCCCTCCTCCCCTCCCTCCTGGCCCTGGGGCCCAGGCTACGGGCGGAGCGGCCCGGCCCCGTGGTCTTGATGCTGGACGCGGAGGCGGCCTGGGAAGAGGCCCGATCCCAGGGGCAAAGCCTTTTGCAAACCCTCCAGGCTTACCGGGCCCTAGGGGTGGAGGGGGTGGCCTTCCCCGAACGCTTCGTCAAGGACTGGGTAGCCCAGGGAGCCCTCCTCTACCGCACCGGCCAGGAGCTGCGGGAGATGGGCCTCCCCGCCAAGCCCGGCTGGTACTACGTGAAGGGGGAAGGGTGGCTGGTGGCCCTTCTGGAACGGGCTTACCAGCTTCCCAGCGAACGGGTTGGGCCCTGGCTGGGCTTCCCCGTGGACATCCAAACCCTGCCCGCCTTCTACCCCCTAGGGGAGATCCGGGCGGCCAAGGAGGCGGGCTTCTACGTGGCGGTGCGCCCCATCAACCACCGCCTGCGCCGCCTGGACCCAGGCCTGCCCATCGTGCCCCAGGAGGCGGACGCCGTGGTCTTCGCCGGCCTCGAGGCCCTAGGGTACCCCTACCGGCTGGAGGAGGCCCAGGGCCTGGTGAAGGTGCCCGTGGCCCTGATCGAGGGCACGCCCCAGCCGGGGCTTCCAGCCTACAGGGAGAAGGGGATCCTGCGCCTTTTTAGCCTGCGCTACGAGTGGCAGCTCACCCTCACCCCCGAGGAGGCGGCGGACAAGTACGAGCTGGCCGCCCGGGAACGGGGCCACCAGCTCCTCTACCTCCGGCCTTACCCCTACCCCCAGGACACCGAGCGCCTCCTGAAGCGGCTGGGTGAGGGCCTCAAGGCCAGCCACATCCCCCTAGGCCGCCCCGCCCCCCGGGACTTCGCCCCAAGCCCCTGGCGCCTAGCCGCCTGGGTAGGGGTCCTGGCGGGGCTTGGGCTTTTGGCCCTGGGGCTTCCCCTGTATGGACCCCTGGTGGCCTTCCTCCTCCTCCTCCTGGCCCTGGGCTACGCGGGGAGCCAGGCCGGGGCCCTCCTCGCCGCCTTGGTCTTCCCCGTTTTAGGCTTCCTGGGGCCCAGGAATGGGCTTTGGCTCTGGCTGCGCACCCTAGGGTACGCCCTGGCTGGGGTGGTCTTCCTCTCCGCCTTAGGCTCCACCCCGGCCACGGTCTTGGGCCTGGCCCCCTTCAAGGGGGTTTCCCTCACCCTCCTCCTCCCCCCCCTGCTGGTGGCCTACAGCTTCCTGGAAAGGGACTTTAGGGCCGCCCTTACCCGGCTCTTCCAGCACCCCTTGCGCCTGGGGGAGGTGGGCCTGGCGGGCCTGGCCCTCCTCCTCCTCCTCCTGGCCCTCCTGCGGCGGGGGAACGAGGCCCCCCTGGTTCCCGAGCTGGAGCTCAAGCTGAGAAGCCTCCTGCAGGACGTAATGGTACGCCCCCGCTTCAAGGAGGTCTTCGGCCACGCCCTCTTTCCCCTCGCCCTTCTCCTCCCCTGGCCCCGCTGGGTGCAAAATGGCCTCCTCTTCCTGGCCGCTTTGGGGGTGGCCTCCATCCTGAACACCTTCAGCCACTTCCACACCCCCCTTCCCATCTCCTTCTTCCGCGTGGTCAACGGGGCCCTCTTGGGCCTCCTCCTGGGCCTGGTGGGGGTTATCCTGGTAAGGAGGCTAAGGGCATGGTGGTTGGGGTAG
- the udk gene encoding uridine kinase, with product MSGFSRPFVIGIAGGSASGKTTLAQALAKALGERVALLPMDHYYRDLSHLPFPERLKRNYDHPEAFDLELYLSHAQALLAGKAVEAPLYDFKAYTRSPLTERALPAPVVILEGILVLYPAELRALMDLKVFVDADADERFIRRLERDVKERGRSLESVVQQYLEKVKPMHLAFVEPSKRHADVILPGGGQNPVALETLKAKALAHLAQLELA from the coding sequence GTGAGCGGGTTTAGCAGGCCCTTCGTCATCGGGATTGCTGGCGGAAGCGCCAGCGGCAAGACCACCCTGGCCCAGGCTTTGGCCAAGGCCCTGGGGGAGCGGGTAGCCCTGTTGCCCATGGACCACTACTACCGTGACCTCTCCCACCTGCCCTTTCCCGAGCGGCTCAAGCGCAACTACGACCACCCCGAGGCCTTTGACCTGGAGCTGTACCTGAGCCACGCCCAGGCCCTCCTTGCCGGAAAGGCGGTGGAGGCTCCCCTGTACGACTTCAAGGCCTATACCCGGAGCCCCCTCACGGAACGGGCACTGCCCGCCCCGGTGGTGATCCTCGAGGGGATCCTGGTCCTCTACCCTGCGGAGCTCAGGGCCCTCATGGACCTCAAGGTCTTCGTGGACGCCGACGCCGACGAGCGCTTCATCCGCCGCCTGGAGCGGGACGTGAAGGAACGGGGGCGAAGCCTGGAAAGCGTGGTGCAGCAGTACCTGGAGAAGGTCAAACCCATGCACCTGGCCTTTGTGGAGCCCAGCAAGCGCCACGCGGACGTGATCCTGCCCGGAGGCGGCCAAAACCCCGTGGCCCTGGAAACCCTGAAGGCCAAGGCCCTGGCCCACCTAGCCCAGCTGGAGCTGGCATGA
- a CDS encoding ABC transporter ATP-binding protein, whose translation MAKVRLEHVWKRFGKVVAVKDFNLETEDGEFVVFVGPSGCGKTTTLRMIAGLEEISEGKIYIGERLVNDVPPKDRDIAMVFQNYALYPHMNVYENMAFGLRLRRYPKDEIDRRVKEAARILKIEHLLNRKPRELSGGQRQRVAMGRAIVREPKVFLMDEPLSNLDAKLRVEMRAEIAKLQRRLGVTTIYVTHDQVEAMTLGHRIVVMKDGEVQQVDTPLNLYDFPANRFVAGFIGSPSMNFIRARVEVQGEKVYLFAPGFRVRANPVLAQAVRPYAGKEVWMGIRPEHLGLKGYTVIPEEENVIRGEVEVAEPLGAETEIHVSVDGTVLVAKVDGHAPVKPGDKVELLADTGRLHAFDVETDQTIGHAQERAVVAR comes from the coding sequence ATGGCCAAGGTCAGGCTGGAGCACGTGTGGAAGCGCTTCGGCAAGGTGGTGGCGGTCAAGGACTTCAACCTGGAGACGGAGGACGGGGAGTTTGTGGTCTTCGTGGGGCCCTCCGGGTGCGGCAAGACCACCACCCTGCGCATGATCGCCGGGCTGGAGGAGATCTCCGAGGGCAAGATCTACATCGGCGAGCGCCTGGTGAACGACGTCCCCCCCAAGGACCGGGACATCGCCATGGTCTTCCAGAACTACGCCCTTTACCCCCACATGAACGTCTACGAGAACATGGCCTTCGGCCTCCGCCTGCGCCGCTACCCCAAGGACGAGATTGACCGCCGGGTGAAGGAGGCGGCCCGGATCCTGAAGATTGAGCACCTCCTAAACCGCAAGCCCCGGGAGCTCTCCGGCGGCCAGCGCCAGCGGGTGGCCATGGGCCGGGCCATCGTGCGGGAGCCCAAGGTCTTCCTCATGGACGAGCCCCTTTCCAACCTGGACGCCAAGCTCCGGGTGGAGATGCGGGCCGAGATCGCCAAGCTGCAGCGGCGGCTTGGGGTCACCACCATCTACGTCACCCACGACCAGGTGGAGGCCATGACCCTGGGGCACCGCATCGTGGTGATGAAGGACGGGGAGGTGCAGCAGGTGGACACCCCCCTCAACCTCTACGACTTCCCCGCCAACCGCTTCGTGGCCGGCTTCATCGGAAGCCCCTCCATGAACTTCATCCGCGCCCGGGTGGAGGTCCAGGGGGAGAAGGTCTACCTCTTCGCTCCCGGCTTCCGGGTGCGGGCCAACCCCGTTCTGGCCCAGGCGGTACGCCCCTACGCCGGCAAGGAGGTCTGGATGGGGATCCGCCCCGAACACCTGGGCCTCAAGGGGTACACGGTGATCCCGGAAGAGGAAAACGTCATCCGGGGCGAGGTGGAGGTGGCCGAACCCCTGGGGGCGGAGACCGAGATCCACGTGAGCGTGGACGGCACCGTCCTGGTGGCCAAGGTGGACGGCCACGCCCCGGTGAAGCCCGGGGACAAGGTGGAGCTTCTGGCGGATACCGGGCGCCTGCACGCCTTTGACGTGGAAACCGACCAGACCATCGGCCACGCCCAGGAAAGGGCGGTGGTAGCCCGCTAA
- the mscL gene encoding large conductance mechanosensitive channel protein MscL, with translation MWQGFKAFLMRGNVVDLAVAVILGGAFGQVMNSLVADVLTPLLGALGGVPDFSAVKLGPVALGKFINAVLNFLVVAAAIYFLVVVPMQQVQKRLRKEEAAPSEPPEEVRLLREILQELRKRA, from the coding sequence ATGTGGCAGGGGTTCAAGGCGTTTTTGATGCGGGGCAACGTGGTGGACCTGGCGGTGGCCGTGATCCTTGGGGGGGCCTTCGGCCAGGTGATGAACTCCTTGGTGGCCGATGTCTTAACCCCTTTGCTCGGGGCCTTGGGTGGGGTTCCTGATTTTTCCGCGGTCAAGCTGGGGCCCGTGGCCCTGGGGAAGTTCATCAACGCGGTACTGAACTTCCTAGTGGTGGCGGCGGCCATCTACTTCCTGGTGGTGGTGCCCATGCAGCAGGTGCAGAAGCGCCTGCGCAAGGAGGAGGCAGCCCCCTCAGAGCCCCCCGAGGAGGTCAGGCTTCTTCGGGAGATCCTCCAGGAGCTGCGGAAGAGGGCTTGA